Genomic segment of Nostoc sp. TCL240-02:
AGATTTGTGATAACTGCGGTGAATATTATTTAAGTGATGCTGTTACCGAACAGGTTTTACAAAAAGCAGAGTCAGCTATTAATAATGGAGCAGAGTTGGAGATTCTTAGATATGCAGCTTAGTTTTCTTATTGGCGTTTCTGCTTTAGCGATGGGTTTGGCTACGCGATCGCTCAAGGTAAACTTTGCGAAATCTCTCTTTCTTTTAGCAGATTGGGCAGATGCAATCAGTTGTTGTTGAGTTTTATTAAATGATTTATTCCATTTCAATTCATCTTGCAAATCTTCCAGGTACTCTCGGAGATGTTCTGCAACTCTTTCTTGCACATCTTCAGATAAAGATTCCATCATCTTAATTACAGTAGCGATCGCTGGAGATGACATAATCTAATTTCCTTTATCAATTTTCCCTGTCTATTTTACTAAAAAAACTCAATCAAATCGCTTACTGTAGTCCCAAAGCTCTGAAACTGGGAAGGTTTGTTCTACTGCTGCTTGTCGCACTGACTCTTGCAAATCAGCTAATATTTGTGCTTTTGGCTCTTGTTCATCAATCCAAGCTAAACCACTGACGTTATCAGAATTTATGGAACTTATGAGCTGTTGCCAAAGTTCTACAGGGACGAGTACATCAGTTGTTTCTCCATTTACGTTAGTGACATAACGAATCTGATTTTCAATTTGTGCGATTATCATTATGTTTAGTTCTCCTGCTATGCTTTTTTGCACCAAATTGCTTTTTTCAACTACCAAACCGCATTTTGTATTTTTAGAGTTGGACTACGCGTAGACGCGGAGCGCCTTGTCGTAGACATCGCACCCCTAAGCTATAATTTACCAACTTTTTTAGGGTAAATTGTTGACCTGACCGGGAGTATCACAACCTACATTCCGCACGCCCAAAGGTCAAAAGAGACTCCCAACAGGAGAAACGAGGGATTGCCAATTTAATTAAATCAACCTAACGAGGAAGACGAAATCCCCAAAAAGCTGTTACTTAATAACTAGTGACTTTTTGCCAAACATGATTTTGATAGCAGACGAATTGTGATGAATATAGCTAATTTTCCGTGGCTGACGACGATTATTCTGTTTCCGATAGCCGCGTCGCTACTTCTTCCCGTCATTCCTGATAAAGAAGGCAAAACAGTGCGCTGGTACTCCCTTATCGTGGGGCTGATAGATTTTGCACTAATTGTTTATGCTTTTTATACTGGGTATGATTTCTCCAATCCAGATTTGCAGTTGGTGGAAAGTTACCCCTGGGTACCACAAATGGGTTTGAATTGGTCAGTAGGGGCAGATGGCTTATCCATGCCCCTAATTATTTTGACTGGATTCATTACCACGCTGGCGATTTTAGCAGCTTGGCCTGTCACCTTCAAGCCCAAGCTATTTTACTTCTTGATTTTGGCGATGTATGGCGGTCAGATTGCCGTGTTCGCCGTCCAGGATATGCTGTTATTTTTCCTGGTGTGGGAACTGGAACTAGTACCGATATACTTTCTGCTGTCGATTTGGGGAGGTAAAAGGCGGCAATATGCAGCAACCAAATTCATTTTATACACTGCTGGCGGCTCGCTGTTTATTTTGCTATCTGCCCTGACAATGGGATTTTACGGCGATACGGTGACGTTTGACATGAGAGCGATCGCCTTAAAAGATTTTGCCCTGAATTTCCAACTAGCCCTCTATGCTGGCTTCCTGATTGCTTACGCCGTCAAGTTGCCGATTATTCCCTTGCACACCTGGCTACCTGATGCCCACGGTGAAGCTACAGCCCCCGTACACATGTTATTAGCAGGTATTCTCTTGAAAATGGGCGGTTACGCCTTAATTCGGATGAATGCCCAGATGCTCCCCGATGCCCACGCTTATTTTGCACCAGTGTTGGTGGTTTTGGGGGTAGTTAATATCATCTACGCTGCCTTAACATCCTTTGCCCAGCGAAACCTGAAGCGAAAAATTGCCTACTCCTCAATTTCTCACATGGGCTTTGTGATGATTGGTATTGCCTCCTTCACCGATTTGGGATTGAGTGGGGCAGTATTACAAATGGTTTCCCACGGGTTAATTGGGGCGAGTTTGTTCTTCCTGGTTGGCGCAACCTATGATCGCACTCACACCCTAATGCTGGATGAAATGGGCGGTGTTGCGAAGAGAATGCCGAAGATTTTCGCCATGTTCACCACCTGCTCAATGGCTTCTTTGGCATTGCCAGGGATGAGCGGTTTCGTGGCAGAATTGATGGTATTTGTGGGCTTTGCTACTAGCGATGCTTATAGCTCTACCTTCAAAGTCATTGTAGTATTCTTGATGGCAGTGGGAGTGATTTTAACTCCGATTTATCTGCTGTCGATGTTGCGAGAAATTTTCTACGGAGAAGAGAACAAGGAATTAGTTTCTCACCAAGCTTTGATAGATGCTGAACCTCGTGAAGTATTTATCATTGCCTGTTTGTTGATTCCAATTATTGGGATTGGTTTCTATCCAAAATTGCTGACTCAAATGTATGACGCGACAACTGTACAATTGACTGCAAGATTGCGTGATTCAGTGCCGACATTAGCACAGCAAAAAGATGAAACCCTAAAAGTTTCTTTGAGTGCGCCGAAAATTGGTAATTAAGTTGCGATCGATAGTTTAGTTTAAACATTTATTGCTTTGAGGGCGGGTTTTGTACCTGCCCTTTTTGTTACTCAATTCAAACGTTTTAATTGGGTAACAATAAAAAAACTGTATGAGGGGTAAATGAATAAATGTATTTTTTACAATTATTCTAAAAATAGATTATTAAGCTGATTGATAGATTTGTTTGCAACCAATGAAGTAAATCTTCCATAGTAGTAAAATTTAACAAAGTTTCGCCAAGGGTTTCTAATTGATTTAAAGAAATAGATTGCATGTGTTTTTGCAATTGTGGTGATAATTCTCCCAATGGTCTTTGTAATAACCTTAAAAATAATGGTAAAAAACCTCTAAAAAGTGTTTGATTAAAATTCGTGAATGGCTCTGTAGTGACATATCTGATACTTAAGTACGATTCAGAAAAAAATTGGGCTAAAAATCAGCTAAGTTCCAGCTACGCCATATTTTCGAAGTCAAGGTTGAGAAAAGACTTTTTCTCTTGGTAGGTATAGCTAATCAGCCCAGCTACCAAATTCACCATGAAATTGAATACTCTGCGACTTCTGGAATGTTCTAGTTGAACAATATTCCACCCTTTTTTGCTATTGTGGGTTAGACACTCTCATAGTCAGTACCAAAAAATTACTTAATTAGAAAATTACACTTGCAATTGCTTTTCAATACTGAAAATAAAGAGAAGCTATGGCTACGACAGGCTATTCGGCATCGCTAAAAATGGTTCTTTATTCTGGCGCTGCGATCGCACATCAAGAGATTACCTACAATCTATTTAGAATCAGATTTGGCAAAACCGCTCATGTTAAACTACAATCCACTACATTGTTTGCCATCTTCCGAAGAGCTACCCGACTCAAATGATACCCCTGTGGATAATGAAGTCCAAAATTTAATTCCCGGCTTACTGAAAACGACACTGGCTTTAGTTTGGTGCGATCGTTGGGATTGGTTTTTTGGTGTTGATATGGGTATTTATTATCACCCAGACAAACCAGCCATTGTCCCTGATGGGTTTCTCAGCTTAGGAGTTAAACGTGTAATTGATGAGGACTTACGCTTAAGTTATGTGCTGTGGGAAGAAAAAAAGCTGCCAATTTTAGCACTAGAAGTTGTTTCTCAAATTTATCGGGAAGAACATAGCAGCAAGAAAGAACTCTATGCTAAAGAATTAGGAATTTTGTACTATGTTGTGTATAGTCCCCTTCGCCGGAAAAAGACGCCTTTGGAGGTGTATCACCTAGTTGATGGGGAATATATCTTAATGTCAGGAAATCCCGTTTGGCTACCAGAAATTGGTTTAGGAATTGGGCGAGAACGGGGAATTTATCAAGGTATAGTCCGGGAATGGCTTTACTGGTATGACGAGGAAGGGCAAAAATTGCTCACACCAGAAGAACGGATTAGGGAAGCGGAAGAACGCGCAGCTTTTGAAGAAGAGCGACGAGTGGAAGCAGAACAAAAAGTGAAAATGTTAATTGAAAGGTTGAATGCGCTTGGTCTCGATCCAGAAACTTTGTTATAGATTCACCAAATTTCGTAATTTTTACTGTCTTAATGTTAATTAGCTTCCTGGGTAGGGAATTATATTTATAAGCAACTAATAGCTTAACGGTACAAATCGTAATGACTTGTTGCTAAATAAATATATTTATCAAAACCTGCATCAAAAATATGGAAGTTAAATTAGGATTTGGAGCAGTCCCAAAACCTCAATATGTTTTTGTCAGCAAAGAAGCCGATCACTGCTGGTATATGCTTGCTGAAGATGAAAAACGCATCCCAATTTATGAGAGAGCTTTGACTGGAGTAATTACAGGAATAGAAGTTAATAAAAAGGTTGAAACTAAATTCGGGCCAGTTGAAAAAAACGATTTATATATTTTGGCAGATAAACCTTATATTATCCGTTCAGGTAGCGACTCTTTCTTTTCTAAAAGTTTATTGTTATCTTTAGATACCCTTACTTATAAAGAATTGTGTAATTCACTAACGATCGCCGTTAGTCCTGGAGATAGTAATGTAGTTTTTTGTAAAATTTACGATCCAATAAATTATCGTTCTGTAGGTGTTAGTTGGGATGGAAATAAGGAATTAGACTGGCAAGCTTTAGGACAAAGAGTAAGTTTAAAAATTAATAAAATTTATAATTTTAATCAATATAAAAATCAATCTCAATCAGAAACAATTGACAATATAAAAACGCCTGAACCGCATGAT
This window contains:
- a CDS encoding type II toxin-antitoxin system MqsA family antitoxin, with product MMKCVICQHGDTKPGLVTVTLERDECIIVLKKVPAEICDNCGEYYLSDAVTEQVLQKAESAINNGAELEILRYAA
- a CDS encoding NAD(P)H-quinone oxidoreductase subunit 4, encoding MNIANFPWLTTIILFPIAASLLLPVIPDKEGKTVRWYSLIVGLIDFALIVYAFYTGYDFSNPDLQLVESYPWVPQMGLNWSVGADGLSMPLIILTGFITTLAILAAWPVTFKPKLFYFLILAMYGGQIAVFAVQDMLLFFLVWELELVPIYFLLSIWGGKRRQYAATKFILYTAGGSLFILLSALTMGFYGDTVTFDMRAIALKDFALNFQLALYAGFLIAYAVKLPIIPLHTWLPDAHGEATAPVHMLLAGILLKMGGYALIRMNAQMLPDAHAYFAPVLVVLGVVNIIYAALTSFAQRNLKRKIAYSSISHMGFVMIGIASFTDLGLSGAVLQMVSHGLIGASLFFLVGATYDRTHTLMLDEMGGVAKRMPKIFAMFTTCSMASLALPGMSGFVAELMVFVGFATSDAYSSTFKVIVVFLMAVGVILTPIYLLSMLREIFYGEENKELVSHQALIDAEPREVFIIACLLIPIIGIGFYPKLLTQMYDATTVQLTARLRDSVPTLAQQKDETLKVSLSAPKIGN
- a CDS encoding DUF4351 domain-containing protein, with protein sequence MRYVTTEPFTNFNQTLFRGFLPLFLRLLQRPLGELSPQLQKHMQSISLNQLETLGETLLNFTTMEDLLHWLQTNLSISLIIYF
- a CDS encoding Uma2 family endonuclease translates to MLNYNPLHCLPSSEELPDSNDTPVDNEVQNLIPGLLKTTLALVWCDRWDWFFGVDMGIYYHPDKPAIVPDGFLSLGVKRVIDEDLRLSYVLWEEKKLPILALEVVSQIYREEHSSKKELYAKELGILYYVVYSPLRRKKTPLEVYHLVDGEYILMSGNPVWLPEIGLGIGRERGIYQGIVREWLYWYDEEGQKLLTPEERIREAEERAAFEEERRVEAEQKVKMLIERLNALGLDPETLL